The window ACCGGGCGGCACCTGGACGACCGCGCGTCGCTGAAGCCGTCGGTGCGGACGCCGTCGGGCTTCTTGGAGGTGCGCGGCGCTTCGACGCACAACCTGCAGGACGTCGACGTCGACGTCCCGCTCGGCGTGCTGGTCGTCGTGACCGGCGTGGCGGGCTCGGGCAAGAGCTCCCTGATCCACGGCTCGGTGTCCGGCGGCGAGGGCGTGGTGACGGTCGACCAGACCGGCATCCGCGGCTCGCGCCGGAGCAACCCGGCGACCTACACGGGCTTGCTGGAGCCGATCCGCAAGGCGTTCGCCAAGGCCAACGGCGTCAAGCCGGCGCTGTTCAGCGCGAACTCCGAAGGCGCGTGCCCGAACTGCAACGGCGCCGGGGTCGTCTACACCGACCTCGGCATCATGGCGGGCACCGCGACGCCCTGCGAGGTCTGCGAGGGCAAGCGGTTCAACGCCGAGGTGCTGGAGTACACCTTCGGCGGCCGGGACATCAGCGAGGTGCTCGGGATGTCGGTGGCCGAAGCGCTCGAGTTCTTCGCCGACGGCGACGCGGCGCTCCCGGCGGCACACAAGGTCCTGACGCACCTGACCGACGTCGGCCTCGGCTACCTGACGCTCGGCCAGCCCCTGACGACCCTGTCCGGCGGCGAGCGGCAGCGGATCAAGCTGGCGACGCACATGGCGGAGAAGGGCGGGGTGTACGTCCTCGACGAGCCGACGGCGGGCCTGCACCTGGCCGACGTCGAGCAGCTGCTGGGCCTGCTGGACCGGCTGGTCGAGGCGGGCAAGTCGGTGATCGTCATCGAGCACCACCAGGCGGTGATGGCCCACGCGGACTGGATCATCGACCTCGGCCCGGGCGCCGGCCACGACGGTGGCCGGGTCGTCTTCGAGGGCACCCCGGCTGACCTGGTGAAATCGCGGAAGACGCTGACCGGCGAGCACCTCGCGGAGTACGTCGGCTGATCCTCATACCAGATGCGGCGGTAGGGCGGGCCCCCGGAATGTGCCGGGGGCGCTCCGGGTTCCCGCGGTGACCCCTACCCGGAACACTCGGGCCGGTGACCACCACCGAGAACCCCGCTCTCACCGGCAGCGACTTCGCCCGGCTGAGCCACCGCATCTCCGCCGCCGGCCTGATGGCGCGCCGTCCCGGCTACTACACCGCCCGGTTCGCCGTCGTGGGCGGGTTGTTCGCCGCCGGGTGGGTCGCCTTCGCGCTGCTCGGGAACTCGTGGTGGCAGCTGGCCGTCGCCGCGTTCCAGGCCGTCATGTTCGCGCAGATCGCGCTGCTCTCGCACGACCTCGCGCACAAGCAGGTGTTCCGGCGCCGCCGGCCCACCGAGATCGCCGGGATGCTCGTCGGCAACCTCGGCATCGGGATGAGCTACGGCTGGTGGATGGACAAGCACACCCGCCACCACGCCAACCCGAACCACGAGGAGCTCGACCCCGACGTCGACCCGGACATCCTCGTGTGGTCGAAGGACCAGGCCCGGAACGCGAGCGGCGTCGCGAAGTTCATCGGGCGGTACCAGGCCTTCCTGTTCTTCCCGCTGCTGACGCTCGAAGGGCTCAACCTGCACGTTTCGGGGATCCGTGCGGTGCGCAAGCCGGGCCTGCGCCGCCGGGGTGTGGAGGCCGCGCTGCTCGCCACGCACGTCGTCGTCTACCTCACCGCGCTGTGCACGGTCCTCTCCCCCGGCATGGCGCTGCTGTTCTTCGCGGTCCACCAAGGACTCTGGGGTGTCTACATGGGATCGATCTTCGCGCCCAACCACAAGGGCATGCCGACGCTGACCGGGCAGCCGGAGCTCGACTTCCTCCGCAGGCAGGTGCTCACGTCGCGCAACGTCCGCGGCGGCCTCGTCACCGACGTCGCCCTCGGCGGCCTCAACTACCAGATCGAGCACCACCTGTTCCCGAGCATGCCGTCGCGGCACCTGCGGCTGGCCCAGCCGATCGTCGAGGGCTACTGCGCCGAGCTGGGCGTCCCCTACCTGCAGACGAGCCTGGTCGAGTCCTACCGGCAGGCCCTCACCCACCTGCACGAAGCTGGGGCGCCTCTCAGGAACCGTTCGTAGACTCGGGGCATGAGGAAGACTCGATTATGAGGAAGACGGTCGCGGCCCTGCGGGACCTGCCGGCGGCGTTCGGCGCGAAGGCCACCGGCGCGCGGGCCGAGCGGGTCCGCACCTCGCCGCAGTTCGACGGCAAGGTGTTCCGCAACGCCGCGCCCCGGCACCCGATGACCGCGGCGTCGATGCGGACGATCTTCCGCGAGATGTTCTTCGGCGAGCACCGCGAGCTGCGCAAGCCCGGCGGCCCGGTGCCGCTGGTCGCGTCGGCACCGGTCGAGTCGGCCGAGGGCCTGCACCTGACGTGGTACGGGCACGCGTCGACGCTGGTCGAGCTGGACGGCGCCCGTGTGCTGCTCGACCCGGTGTGGAGCGACCGGGTGTCGCCCGCGGCGTTCGCCGGCCCGCGGCGGCTGCACGAGCCGCCGGTGCCGTTGTCCGGGCTCGGCCGGATCGACGCGGTGGTGATCTCGCACGACCACTACGACCACCTGGACCTGGCGACGGTCCGCGCCCTGGTGTCTTCGACCGAAGCGCCTTTCCTCGTGCCGCTCGGGGTGGGCGCGCACCTGGAGCGCTGGCGCGTTCCGGCGGCGCGCATCATCGAGCTGGACTGGCACGAAGAGGCGACGGTCGCGGGCGTCCGGTTCGTCGCGACGCCGGCCCAGCACTTCTCCGGCCGCGGCATCACCAACGACGACACGCTGTGGACGTCGTGGGCGCTGCTGGGACCTTCGCACCGGGTGTTCTACAGCGGTGACACGGGGTATTTCGACGGTTTCGCGACGATCGGCCAGGAGCACGGCCCGTTCGACGCGGCGTTGATCCAGATCGGCGCGTACGCCCCGCATTGGCCGGACATCCACATGACCCCGGAGGAAGGCGTCGCGGCGGGCATCGACGTGCGCGCGAAGCTGCTGATCCCGGTCCACTGGGCGACGTTCCAGCTGGCGATGCACCCCTGGGGCGAGCCGGCGGACCGCGTGTGGCGCGAGGCGAAGGCGGCGGACCTGGCGCTGGCGATCCCCCGCCCGGGCGAGCGCATCGACGTGAGCGAGCCCCCGGCGGTCGACGGCTGGTGGCAGGCGCTGTGAAGCTGAAGCTCGACCTCCACGACATCTACAACCACGGCGGCGAGATCGACCGGGCGCTGCGCGCGATCATCGACGAAGCTGTCGCCAAGAAGGCGCCGCTCGTCGAGATCATCCCCGGGAAGGGGTCGGGCCAGCTGAAGAAGCACGTCCTGCGGTTCCTCGAGCGCAAGGACGTGAAGGCGCTCTACCACCGGGTGGAGAAGGACAAGGACAACTTCGGCCGGGTGTTCGTGCACTTCCGCTGGAAGTGATCAGCCGGGTGGCGGGACGGGCGCGCGGCCCCACGCCTCGCGGAACGCGCTGACGGTCAGCCAGGCGAGCCGGGCGTTGACGGAGAAGAGCTGGCGCACCGGGCTGAGCGTGTCGAACGACGCGTCCCCTTCGGTGCGGCCGCGGTCGAGATATCTGGTCCCGGGTCTCGCTGAACAGAGCTGCCCTGTCCTCGACGACCCCGTCGAGCACCAGCGCCCGGCTGTCGGCGAAGCCCTTCTCGGGCTTGAGCTTGCCGAGCTCCCGTTCGGCCACGGCGCGCAGCTCCGCGACGAGCCACTCGGGGTCCTCGCCATCCGGCTCCGCGCTGCGGGGGACGGGGGCAGCCGGTGGCGAAGCGGTCACGGAGCGGATGCCAGCGAACGAGAGCTGCCCGACCGGACAAACCGGCTTTTTCGCGCTCAGAACCGGCTGTCGTGGCGGGCTTCGGCCCACGCGCGGTCCCACGCTGCCGCGTGGAGGCGGCTCACCGCGAACCGGCCGATGCCGTACAGGCCGGCCAGCGAGCCCGTGATCGCCACCCACAGCAGGATCGCCGCGAAGACGCCGTCGGCCGCCGAGGTGGACGGCGAGAGCGGCTCGCTCGACAGCTCGCCGCGCTGGTCGAGCCACACCGGGACGTGCGTGCCCGCCGGGCTGCCCGCGTCGGCGAGGACGTCGCCGGTGTGGCGGGCGCCGCGCGCGTCGAACCAGGCGGCCTGGACCGTCGTCTGGTCGGCCGGGGCTCCCGCGCCGTCGGTGCTGTAGGACTGGCTGGGTGCCGCCGCGAGCGACACGGCCGTCGCCGGGTGGCGGGTCGTGCGTTCCTGCTCGGCCCGTGCGGTCTGCGCGGCGTAGGTGTCCGAGCCGAACGCGGCCGCGAACGGCAGGGCGAGCAGCGCGCCGGCGAACACCAGCACCAGCAGGGCCGCCTCGACGCGGTCGCCGAACCTGGTCAGCGGGTTGCGGCCGGGGTGCAACCGGCGCCGGAACCGGGCGATCCGTCCGCTGGGCCCACGCATGCGCGACTCACTCCTCCCCGGGAAACGTCATCTCCCCTCCAGTGTGCGCGCGGGACTCGGCTTTCTCTCGTCAATGGGATGCGGCCCACCTGTGAACCCGTGCACAACCACCCGGTCGCGTTACCGTGCCGATCCTTACCGATCGCCGACCACAGTGCGTGAGCGATCCGCGGTCCGCGCTCAGAGCCAATCGTCCGGACGCGGCCACGGCATCAGCGCCGACAACGCGTCCCGCGCCGGCTCGGTGACCGCGTAGCGGCCGCGGTGGAACAGCAACGGCCGGGCGTCCGACGGCGTGCCCAGCGCCGTCACGCGGCCGATCACCACGTAGTGGTCGCCCGCCTCGTGGACCGCTTCCAGCGCACAGTCGATCCAGGTCAAGGCGCCGTCGAGCAGGGGCGCACCGGAGGACGGCGCCGGGGTCCAGCCGACGCGGGCGAACTTGTCCTCGCCGCGGGCGCCGAACACCGCGCTGACCTCCTGCTGGTCCTCGGCCAGCACGTTGACCGCGAACCGGCCCGCCGCGGCCAGCACCGGCCACGTCCGCGACGTGCGAGCCGGGCAGAACAGCACCAACGGCGGGTCGAGGGACAGCGCGGCGAACGACTGGCAGGCGAAGCCGGCGAGCGTGTCGCCGTGCCGGCCGGTGACCACCGTGACGCCCGTGCAGAAGTGCCCGAGCACGCTGCGGAACCCGGCCTGGTCGACCACCACCGACGTCATGCGCCCGGGGGCCGCGCGCCGACCGAGAAGTCGTGGCCCCACAAGGAGACCGCGGTGCTCTCGCGGGCGATCCAGTTGTCGTCGTCGACTTGGCGGCCCTCGCAGCCGAACTCGACGTCGAAGCCGCCGGGGGTCTTCATGTAGAACGACAGCATCAGGTCGTTGACGTGCCGGCCGAGCGTGGCCGACATCGGCACCTTCCGGCGGATCGCGCGATCGAGGCACAGGCCGACGTCGTCGGTGTTCTCCACCTCGACCATCAGGTGCACGATCCCGCTCGGCGTCGGCATCGGCAGGAACGCCAGGCTGTGGTGCCGCGGGTTGCAGCCGAAGAACCGCAGCCACGCGGGCGGCCCGTCGGCGGGCCTGCCGAGCATCTGCGGCGGCAGGCGCATCGAGTCGCGCAGCCGGAAGCCGAGGACGTCGCGGTAGAACCGCAGCGACGCCTCATCATCCTTTGTGGACAGAACGACGTGGCCGAGGCCCTGCTCGCCGGTGACGAACGTGTGGCCGTACGGGCTCACGACGCGCCGGTGCTGCAGCGCGACGCCGTGGAACACCTCCTGGGTGTTGCCGGACGGGTCGTCGAAGCTGATCAGCTCGTCGACGCGCCGATCGGCCAGCTCCTCGGGCGTGCCCTCCTTGTAGGGCACGGAGGCACTGTCCAACCGCGACCGCAGCTCGGCGAGCTCACCGGCGTGAGCGACCTCCCAGCCGGTGACGGCCAGCCGGTCGGCCGCACCGGGCGAGATGACCAGCCGGGCCGGGAAGTCGTCCATGCGCAGGTACAGCGAGTCCGGATCGACGCCCTTGCCTTCGACCATGCCGAGCACCTTGAGCCCGTACTCGCGCCACGCCGCCATGTCGGTGGCTTCGATGCGGAGGTAGCCCAGTGACCGGATGCCCATCAGGAACTCCCGAGGAAGTCGAGGGCCAGCCGGTTGAACTCGTCGAACTTCTCCAGCTGGGCCCAGTGCCCGCAGCCGCCGAACACGTGCAGCTGCGCGCGCGGAATCGTCTTCAAAGCCACGAGCGCGCCGTCCAGGGGGTTGACGCGGTCCTCGCGGCCCCAGATCAGGAGCACGCGCTGGCGCAGGCGGTGGGCTTCGCGCCAGAGCATGCCTTCTTCGTAGGTTTCGGGGTGGGCGAACGACATCCCCATCGCGCGCATCGCGGCGAGCGACTCCGGGGTGTTCGCCGCGGCGAAGCGTTCGTCGACCAGCTCGTCGGTGATCAGCGCCTGGTCGTGGACCATGATGCGCAGGAAGGCTGCCATGCGCTCGCGGCTCGGCTTGGCGCCGAAGCGGCCCAGGTTCTTGACGCCCTCGGTGGGATCGGGCGCGAAGAGGTTGACGCTCAGCCCGCCCGGCCCCATCAGCACGAGCCGTCCGGCCCGCTTTCCGTGGTTGAGCGCCAGCCGGACCGCCGCTCCCCCGCCGAGCGAGTTGCCGACGAAGTGGGCGCGCTCGATGCCGAGGGCGTCCATCAGCCCGACGACGGCGTCCGCGCTGTGCCGGAAGTACTGCGGGTGCTCGGTCGGCTTGTCGGAACGCCCGAAGCCGGGCTGGTCGACGGCGATCGTCCGGTAGTGCTTGGCGAACTCCGGCAGGTTGCGCCCGAAGTTGCTCCACGCCGACGCGCCCGGCCCGCCGCCGTGCAGCAGGATGACCGTCTCGGCGTGTTCCGCACCGGCTTCGTGGTAGTGCAGCTTCAAGCTGCCTGCCTGGACGTACTTTCCCTCCGGAGCGGCCATCAGTACATCGCGTTCTCGACGGGCAGCCCGAAGGCGCCGGTGCCGAACATGACGTACGCGCGCTCGGCGTCGTTGGCCGCGTGGACGCGGCCCGCGTGCGCGTCGCGCCAGAAGCGCTGGATCGGCGTGCCGCGCTGGATCGCCCGCCCGCCGGAGTTCTCGAAGAGCCGGTCGATCGCGGCGATCGCGCGTTCCGTGCCGCGCACCTGGTCGCGCCGGACGCGCAGCCGCAGGTCCGTAGGCAGCCGCTCCTCGCGCTTGGCCAGTTCGTACAGTTCGTCGATGTTGCGCGTCAGCTGCAGCCACGCCGCGTCGATTTCGCTGGCCGCCTCGGCGATCCGGACCTTGGCGAACGGGTCCTCTTTGGACTGTTCACCGGCGTACGCGGCCCGCACGCGCTTGCGCTGGTGCTCGACGTGCGCGTCGTAGGCGCCCTGCGCCATCCCGATGATCGGCGCGGTGATGGTGCTGGGGTGCACCGAGCCATAGGGCAGCCGGTACAGCGGACCGGGGTTGACCGCCTGGCCCGGCACCTTGCACTTCGACGTCGCGATGAAGCTCAGCGCCCGGTGCTGCGGGATGAAGACGTCCTCGACGACGATGTCGTTCGAGCCGGTCCCGCGCAGGCCGACGGTGTCCCAGACGTCCACGATCGCGTAGTCCGCGATGGGCAGCAGGTACGTGCAGAAGTCGACCGGCTTCCCGTCCTTGAACGCGGGTCCGCCGAGCAGCACCCACGTGCAGTGATCGCAGCCGGAGGAGAAGCTCCACCGGCCGGACAGCCGGTAGCCGCCGTCGACGACCTCCGCCTTGCCCATCGGCGCGTACGACGAGGAGATCCGCACGTCTTCGTCCTCGCCCCAGACCTCCTGCTGGGCCTGCGCGTCGAACAGCGCCACGTGCCACGGGTGGACGCCGAGGATGGAGGCGACCCAGCCGGTGGACCCGCACGCGCTCGCGATCAGCTTGACCGCGGTGTAGAAGCTCACCGGGTCCGTTTCGAGCCCGCCGAACGGCTTCGGCTGCAGCATCTTGAAGAACCCGGTCTCCTGCAGGGCCTTGACGGACTCTTCGGGGATGCTTCGCGCGTCCTCGGTGTCCTGGGCCCGTTCCCGCAGGACCGGCAGGAGGTCCCGGACCCCGGCGATCACCTGCTCGCTCATGCGCAGTCCTCTCTCGCGTCTCTTCCCAGAGACTAGAACACGTTCTCGTTTTTGTCGAGAACGCCCTGCGCCAGAGCACTGTTGATCCCTGCCCTGCGGCCGGAAAACACGCAGTCGGCCAGGGACAACCCGCTCACGTACGACCTGGAACAGATTCCCACCGCGGTGCGCCCGGCCGCGTACAGCCCGGCGATCGGCTCCCCCGCCGCGTTCCGCACCGCGCCGGTGTCCTCGTCGACGACCAGACCGCCGAGGGTGAGCATCGGCGTGGGATAGCCCAGGTTGGGGCGCACCGAGATGTCGATGAGGGAGAACGGCGGGTTGTCCAGCCGCCGCGCGAACTCGGCGGGCTTGCCCATCGGGTCGTGGACGCCGTGATAGGCCTCGACGCTCGCGCGCAGGCCCTGCGCGTCGACCCCCGCCTTGCGCGCCACCTCCTCGACCGTCGCGCCGGTGACCCGGCCGCGGCGCAGCAGGTACCGCAGCTGGAGCCATTGGAACCACTGGCTTTGCGCACGGCCGTCCTGCCGGGCCTCCGCCACGATCGGCGCGTCGACGAGCAGCCAGCCCGTGCTCCCGTGCTGCTCGATGAGCTTTTCGCCGACGGCCGCGCCGTAGCGGGACTCGTCGATGACCCGGCGGCCGTCGGCGTCGACGATGATGCCGCTGAGGAACGCGCTGGGCGGCGTGACGAACCGCCACGCCGAGATCCGGCCCAGCTCCCCGGTTGCGGCCCCGGCTTCGACGCCGAGCCGGATGCCCGAGCCGTCGTCGGCGGACGTGCCGAGCGCGAGCCCGCCGCGGTAGGCCGGCGCGTGCTCGCGCACCATTTCCCGGTTCGCGATGAACCCGCCCGCGGCGAGCACGACCCCGCGCCGGGCGGTGATCCGCAGCTCACGGCCGTGCTGACGTTCGAGACGTTCGACACGCCGGTGCAGCGACTTCCGCAGCGAGGGTACGTAGATCCCGGGTTTCGCGGCGTACTGCCCGAGCCGCCGGTGCCGGGCCCGCACCCCGGCGGGCGCGTCCCGCAGCGTGTCGGCGACGAGCCCGGTGACGCGGCCGTCGTCCTGGAGCAGGCTGCGAGCGTGTGTCTGGGTGAGCACCCGGATGCCGCGCTTCGCGACGGCCTCCTTGAGGCGTGTCATCAGCGTCTTCCCGGAGGTCCCGGGACCTTTGACGCGATGGCCGCGCGGCGCGGGCTTGGCCGCGTCGCGGAAGCCGCCCGCGGCTTCGCTGCCGGAGTAGTAGAGGTAGTGCCGGTCGCTCGGGTACGACGTCTTGTACGGGCAGAGGCTGCCTTCGAACGGCACGCCGTTGCCCTCCAGCCAGGTGATCATCTCGCGGCTGCCTTCGCAGAAGCGCCGCAGGGTTTCTTCCGAGACGACGTCCCCGGCTTCGAGCCGCAGGTAGGCGTACATCGCGTCGACGGAGTCGTCGACGCCCGCGTCGAGTTGCTGGGTGGTCCCGCCGCCCGCGTAGACCACACCCCCGCTGACCGCGCTCGCGCCGCCGCCGGCGAACCGTTCGACGATGATGACGTCGGCGCCCGCGTCGGCCGCTTCGAGGGCGGCGCAGGCGCCGGCCGCTCCGAACCCCACGATCACCACGTCCGCGACGAGTTCGTTCATGGTCGTCACCCTAGAACTGAAACACGTTCTCGTCTATGGTGACGGAAGCGGCTCCCAACTGGATGCTCATTTTGTGGAACACGTTACAGGTCGCGGACCAAGTGAGGTGGCATGACGGAGCAGTTCGACGTCGTCGTCGTCGGCAGCGGCGCCGCCGGGATGACCGCCGCGCTGGCCGCCGCGAAGGCCGGTCTGAGCGTCGTCGTCCTGGAGAAGGCGGCCTGCTTCGGCGGCTCGACCGCGCGCTCCGGTGGCGGGGTCTGGCTGCCGGGCAACCACGCGCTGCGCGCCGCCGGGATCGACGAACCGCCCGAGCGGGCGCGCGAGTACCTGGCCTCGATCGTCGGCGACGTCGTCCCGGCCGTCCGGCGCGACACGTTCCTCGACCACGGCCCCGAGGTGCTGAAGTTCGTCTGCGACCACACGCCGCTGAAATTCCGGTGGGTCCGCGACTACAGCGACTACCACCCCGAAGCCCCCGGCGGGCGGCCCGGCGGCCGCTCGGTCGAGCCGATGGCCTTCGACGGCAAGCTGCTCGGCGCCGAACTGGCCCACCTCGAACCGCCGTACAGCGCTCCCCCGCTCGGCGTGCCGATCACCCAGGCCGACTACCGCTGGCTGAGCCTCCTCGCGCGGCACCCGCGCGGCGCGGTCCGGATGCTGTCCCTGGGGGTCCAGTGGCTGGTCGGGCGCGTACGCGGCCAGCGGCTGCTGAGCATGGGGCAAGCGCTTGCGGCGGGGTTGCGGGTGGGCCTGACCAGGGCGGGCGTCGACGTCCGGCTGAACACGCCGCTGGTCGATCTGCAGGTCGAAGGGGACCGCGTCACCGGCGTCGTCACCGCGGACGGAGTCGTCGGGGCCCGGCGGGGCGTGATCCTCGCCAGCGGCGGCTTCGAGCAGAACCTGGAGATGCGCGAGAAGTACCAGCGCGCGCCGATCGGCACCGACTGGACCGTCGGCGCGGCCGCCAACACCGGCGACGGCATCACCGCCGGCCTCAAGCTCGGCGCGGCCCTCGACCTGATGGACGACGCCTGGTGGGGGCCGTCGCTGCCGCTCACCGGCGGGCCGTGGTTCGCGCTGGCCGAGCGGTCGCGGCCGCGCTGCATCATGGTCGACGCCCGAGGCGAGCGGTTCGTCAACGAGTCGGCGCCCTACGTCGAGGCCGTGCACGCGATGTACGGCGACGGCGACGGGCCGGGCGAGCACATCCCGACCTGGCTCGTGTTCGACCAGCGCTACAAGGACCGGTACATGTTCACCGGCGTCGGGCCGCGACAGCCGCTGCCGGGGCGCTGGTTCAAGGCCGGGATCGCGGTGAAGTCGGGCTCCTTGGCCGGGCTGGCCGCGAAGATGGACGTCCCGCCGGAGGGCCTGGAAGCGACGGTCGAGCGCTTCAACGGCTTCGCACGCAAGGGCGTCGACGAAGACTTCCAGCGCGGCGTCAGCAAGTACGACCACTACTACGGCGACCCGCGCAACAAGCCCAACCCCAGCCTCGGCCCCCTGGACAAAGCGCCGTACTACGCGGTGAAGATCGTGCCGGGCGACCTGGGGACCAAGGGCGGCCTGCGCACCGACGAGCAGGCACGGGTCCTGCGTGAGGACGGCTCGGTCGTACCGGGCCTCTACGCCGCGGGCAACGTCAGCGCGGCCGTGATGGGCCGGACGTACGCCGGGCCGGGCGCGACCATCGGGCCCGCCATGGTGTTCGGCTACCTTGCGGCCACGCGGCTGGCGCACGAAGATCAAGGGACCACGGGAGGCGAGCGATGACGCAGGAGTCCGTACGCACCATCTACGCCGGTGAGCCGCCGACCCGGTTCGCGCGCGGCTGGCACTGCCTCGGCCTGGCCGAGCGGTTCCGCGACGGGAAGCCGCACGCGGTGACGGCGTTCGGCACGAAGCTCGTCGTGTTCGCCGACTCGAAGGGCGGCTTGAACGTCCTCGACGGCTACTGCCGGCACATGGGCGGCGACCTCACCCAGGGCAGCGTCAAGGGCGACGAGGTCGCGTGCCCGTTCCACGACTGGCGCTGGAACGGCAAGGGCAAGTGCGTCTCGATCCCCTACGCCAAGCGGGTTCCGCTGCGCGCGCGGACCCGGTCGTGGACGGCGGTGGAGCAGAACGGCCAGCTGATGGTCTGGCACGACCCGGAAGGCAACCCGCCGGCCGACGAGCTGGCGATCCCGCACATCGAGGCGGCCGACAGTCCCGAGTGGAGCAACTGGACCTGGGACTCGCTCTTCATCGACGGCTCCAACTGCCGGGAGATCATCGACAACGTCGTCGACATGGCCCACTTCTTCTACATCCACTACGCCTACCCGACGTATTTCAAGAACGTCTTCGAAGGCCACATCGCGACGCAGTACCTCAACACCAAGGGCCGCCCGGACATGGGCATGGCCTCCAACTACGGCGGTGAAGACAACCTGCTGCGGTCGGAGGCGTCGTACTTCGGGCCGTCCTATATGATCAACAAGCTGGTGAACTCGTTCCAGGGCTACGAGATCGAGAGCGTGCTCATCAACTGCCACTACCCCGTGACGCCGACGTCGTTCGTGCTGCAGTACGGCATGAAGGTCAAGAAGCAGCACGGGCTCACGGACGAGCACGCGGACAAGATCGCGGCGAAGCTGGCCAAGGGCATCGGCGCGGGATTCCTGCAGGACGTCGAGATCTGGAAGCACAAGACGCAGATCGACAACCCGCTGCTGTGCGAAGAGGACGGTCCGGTCTACCAGCTT of the Amycolatopsis sp. NBC_01488 genome contains:
- a CDS encoding Rieske 2Fe-2S domain-containing protein; this translates as MTQESVRTIYAGEPPTRFARGWHCLGLAERFRDGKPHAVTAFGTKLVVFADSKGGLNVLDGYCRHMGGDLTQGSVKGDEVACPFHDWRWNGKGKCVSIPYAKRVPLRARTRSWTAVEQNGQLMVWHDPEGNPPADELAIPHIEAADSPEWSNWTWDSLFIDGSNCREIIDNVVDMAHFFYIHYAYPTYFKNVFEGHIATQYLNTKGRPDMGMASNYGGEDNLLRSEASYFGPSYMINKLVNSFQGYEIESVLINCHYPVTPTSFVLQYGMKVKKQHGLTDEHADKIAAKLAKGIGAGFLQDVEIWKHKTQIDNPLLCEEDGPVYQLRRWYQQFYVDAADVTEDMTRRFEFEVDTSKANEAWAAEVAENLARQKTEAEV
- the kstD gene encoding 3-oxosteroid 1-dehydrogenase, yielding MTEQFDVVVVGSGAAGMTAALAAAKAGLSVVVLEKAACFGGSTARSGGGVWLPGNHALRAAGIDEPPERAREYLASIVGDVVPAVRRDTFLDHGPEVLKFVCDHTPLKFRWVRDYSDYHPEAPGGRPGGRSVEPMAFDGKLLGAELAHLEPPYSAPPLGVPITQADYRWLSLLARHPRGAVRMLSLGVQWLVGRVRGQRLLSMGQALAAGLRVGLTRAGVDVRLNTPLVDLQVEGDRVTGVVTADGVVGARRGVILASGGFEQNLEMREKYQRAPIGTDWTVGAAANTGDGITAGLKLGAALDLMDDAWWGPSLPLTGGPWFALAERSRPRCIMVDARGERFVNESAPYVEAVHAMYGDGDGPGEHIPTWLVFDQRYKDRYMFTGVGPRQPLPGRWFKAGIAVKSGSLAGLAAKMDVPPEGLEATVERFNGFARKGVDEDFQRGVSKYDHYYGDPRNKPNPSLGPLDKAPYYAVKIVPGDLGTKGGLRTDEQARVLREDGSVVPGLYAAGNVSAAVMGRTYAGPGATIGPAMVFGYLAATRLAHEDQGTTGGER